TTATTAACCTTATATAATGGTATTATACAGCCGGTTTTATAAGTTCTCTTACGCTGGTGGACTTCAATGCACGTAGGTATGACACGAGAACTTTTAATTGTTTATAGCCCTCTCAACCAGTTCCATCTGCCCGATACTGTCTTCTCCCCACTTCTGTTTTGTTTCTTCACTCCAGTGGAGCCTATCTTCTCCAATCATCGATTTTGGAATTGTGAAAACCTTTGCTCTCGTATTTCTTGGGGTGTTGCATCTTAGCCATTTATACTGGTTAATATCTGTATCATATACCAGACAATAATCAAGTCTGTATGCGCCCGGAATATCTGAGGATTTATAATAAATCTGTTTCAGGCCCTCTTTTGGCCCTTTTCCCTGTTTTCTATTTTTGCCAGCTATTTTCATTTCTTCTTTTCTTATATCTTCCAGAAACTTTAAACTCCTCTCGACTTCACTTTTAAATATAATCAGATGCCATTTCAAAGACAGTGGATAGCGTTTTCTCATAAGCTCATTTAATTCGTCAATCAAAGCAGAATCATCTATAGTGTTTTCAATTTCTTCCATTAATTCTTTCATTCTTCTTAGATTAGCCTTCTGTCTTGCTTCACTGGTTGCCATATCAATCGCCAACATTTAAATTATAGTTTAACTGTATATGCAACATTAGGTTCTTAAATTTTTTCATAGTTATGGCCAAAATAAATCCGAATTTTCAGGGACGAGAAATTGAAATAAGAAAAAAAGGAAGGAAAAGACAGCTGTAGAAAAGAAAGGAGGAAAATAAGTTAAATTAAGTTTATATTCCTTAAAAGTTTGAAATCAAATATACTGATCCTTTTCCTGTATTATTCTTCACCTGTACTATCCTTTTCCTGTACTATCCTGCACCCTGTAAAACTTTTCCTTAAATAATTGTTGAAACCGGATTATGTTTTCAGGTCCAATTTAGGACGCTGGTTTTCACTTCCTGCCTCCATACTGTAAAAAGCTATGTAATTATTGTTTTCAGTGCGAGCTTTTATTAAAAAACCGGTGTTTACATATTTTCCGCCTATGTACTCATTTATGAGATCGGTTACATCAAGCTTGTAATATTTGTTGTCAGGAAGAGTGCTGCTCTTAAGAGTTACCGTGGCATACGGAGTACTGCCCTGAAGGACTCCGTTTTTATCGTACCAGTCTCCTCCGGGATTTTTCCAGGCAATTCCTCTGTCTCTCTTATTCCAGCTCACATAATCAGGGTTCCAGGCAGAGGCAGGCCTGTAAACCTCTATTACGGTATCTTCAGGTCTTGTTTTTCCTGCGGGATAATACCAGTAGAGGGAAAGAGTTGCATTATCAATTTCTGCTGAGGTTTCGTACTTGCTAAGGTCAAACCACATTGCATCCCTGTACCTGCCCGTACTCATCCCGCCGATATCAATAAAAGAAGTATTCTGAAAAACAGCTTCTGGGGAAGCTTCACGAAGGCGGTTATCATAGACCTTTCCTGCTGCCTGATCTCCTGCTGATCCGGATTTGGAAGCATATTTCGTGTTTCCGTAAGCCCCGATGTTAATCCTGCCCCCGTTGTCCTGAGGTTCGGCAGAATAGTCCGAGAGGCTGTATCCTGCATCTATACAGGGAGAATTTATACCGTCATTCACCCAGCTTTTCCCATTCCACCTTCCCGTATTTGATTTAAGATGGTAGTCATGGTTATTCCTGTCAGCATACCGGGGGTCTGCTTTTATATCGGAAGATGAAACTTGGACATTTTTGCAGTTTCCAGCTTCATTTCCGTAGAAGCAATTGTTCTGCAGGACAAAAGAATGTGTACCTGTTAATTCGTTAGACACCCCACATCCACTTCCTCCTGAAGAAGATCTGGAGTTTGTAATTATATTGTTTCTCAATGTAAGTACGTAACCTGAGCCTGAAGGCGCTGAAGAATACACATTTTTCTGTACGATTCCAGCTCCGTAGACTCCGTCAATCACGTTGTTCTCAATGAGAGCGTTGAATCCGTCGGAAATTATTCCACCTATTATGATGCTGCTGGACTTTGTCCCGGTATCATATATCTGGTTATGGTGAATGTGGAGATCTGCCGATGAGTCAGGGTAAGATCCTGCTCCGAAAATCCACATCCCCACACGGGCAGTTTTGTATATCACGTTATTATAGATTTCAATATCGTCCATAACGGGAGAATTATACTTCTGGATTTCAATTCCCGCTCCTCCAGAACCGTCTGATGTGATTATGTTGTCATGCAGACGTGCTCTATTGGAATTGTAAAGCCTGAGCCCACTGTTTGTCCTGCAGGTTATCGTATTATTATAAGCCTCGATATCCGAACAGCTGCTGGCATAGAGCCCGTCGTGTCCGAGCCGGTATATAGTGCTGTCATGGAGCTTTATGCCCGAACAGCTGTCTGTTTTCAGGCCGTCGCCGTGATTGCTGGTCAAATTCATATTATATACATTTATGTTCTGGCAGTTTTTCAGGTGGATAAGGTTGTGGTAACCCTTTCCACTCTCTACATTGGTGTTTCCTTCCCTGTTTCCGTCTATCGTAAAACCCCGGATAGTAATATCATGGCTGCCTGAACTTCTCTCCTTCATCATCGGTTTTTTGACATCCCAGTTAGCATTACTTACAAGCTTTATCTTCGCGCCGGAGTCCCCTTCAAGAATTGTATTGTTGCCTATCAGAAGAGTCTCATTTATTACGTATGTGAAAGGACCTTTGAGATGGACAGTTGTATATGCTGAGTTCTCAGAAACGTATTTGAGTGCCTGATTTATCTGTATATGGTCATCTTTTCCGTCACAATTATAATCGCCGCTGCCGTCTCCTGCCACATAGACAACAGGTGCAGAACCAGCGCTTGAAGCGCCTGAGAAACCTGACAGGACGAAGCAAATTACTAAAAAAATTATTACTGATTTACGGTTAAGCAGAATTATCACCTGAAATTAATATTAAGTAAATTTAAGATCTTAATAATCAAAAAATATAGATAGTAGTCAGAAAATCTCCATCCTGCAGACAGTGTCCACTGCCTGAATAATTGTTCTCCAGAAGAAACCTTAAAACGGATACAGACCCGAAAATACAATACTGGTTTTTGGTCTGGACAAATAATGCAGGATTTTTTAAAGGATTTAATTTTCCTGTCTGGACCGGATATCCCGGTTGCAAACAGTATCAATAACTTATATAGGTCCCCCTAAA
This window of the Methanosarcina mazei S-6 genome carries:
- a CDS encoding disaggregatase related repeat-containing protein, with amino-acid sequence MIILLNRKSVIIFLVICFVLSGFSGASSAGSAPVVYVAGDGSGDYNCDGKDDHIQINQALKYVSENSAYTTVHLKGPFTYVINETLLIGNNTILEGDSGAKIKLVSNANWDVKKPMMKERSSGSHDITIRGFTIDGNREGNTNVESGKGYHNLIHLKNCQNINVYNMNLTSNHGDGLKTDSCSGIKLHDSTIYRLGHDGLYASSCSDIEAYNNTITCRTNSGLRLYNSNRARLHDNIITSDGSGGAGIEIQKYNSPVMDDIEIYNNVIYKTARVGMWIFGAGSYPDSSADLHIHHNQIYDTGTKSSSIIIGGIISDGFNALIENNVIDGVYGAGIVQKNVYSSAPSGSGYVLTLRNNIITNSRSSSGGSGCGVSNELTGTHSFVLQNNCFYGNEAGNCKNVQVSSSDIKADPRYADRNNHDYHLKSNTGRWNGKSWVNDGINSPCIDAGYSLSDYSAEPQDNGGRINIGAYGNTKYASKSGSAGDQAAGKVYDNRLREASPEAVFQNTSFIDIGGMSTGRYRDAMWFDLSKYETSAEIDNATLSLYWYYPAGKTRPEDTVIEVYRPASAWNPDYVSWNKRDRGIAWKNPGGDWYDKNGVLQGSTPYATVTLKSSTLPDNKYYKLDVTDLINEYIGGKYVNTGFLIKARTENNNYIAFYSMEAGSENQRPKLDLKT